A stretch of DNA from Hydra vulgaris chromosome 03, alternate assembly HydraT2T_AEP:
tatatatatatatatatatatatatatatttataaacacgatgtgactttatttatatatatataagtatatgtatatatatatgtatacatatatatatatatatatatattaatatatatatacatgcatttatatgtgtatgtatatacatatatgtgtttatatatatcatatatatatatatatatatatatatatatatatatatatatatatatatatatatttatgtgcatgtatttatatttacgtatatataaatatatatatatatatatatatgcatttgtatgtatatgtatttatatataaacacatatatctttatttatataaacttatatgtatatatatatatatatatacatataaatgcatatatatatacatatatatatatatgtatatatatatatgtatatatatatgcatatatatgtatatatatatatatatatatatatatatatatatatatatatatatatatatatatatatatgtatatgtatatgcatttttatgtatatacatatatgtgtatatgtatatatatacttatacacatatacacatatatgtatatacatgcaTGTGTATATgcgtatacatatatgttttaatgatatacatatacacatatatgtatatacatttaaatataaatgcatatatatacagtactggTCATAAGTTTAGAGCCACCtgtttttttcatcattttgcGGCATTTGTATGGTGAGGTTAACATTATAAGCATAACAATGCATATTGTAATTTGACAAGGTACAAATCTATTGATATTCATGAACAATTGTGTATTAAACcaattataaatattgattttcatGAGTTCATTTATATTACAGTCaaatttagaacattttaacatattttggtAACTTTATGATGTATTGGTATCAATGTTTTGGTTAATTCAGTTGTTATTTATGCTACTTTTTGGAATGTGTACACTAGTTAGATAATGTATTCAATGttattttcgtttttattttagagtttaagtgaaaattatttctgaaatggGCAAAGCTAAAAGCCTTGATTCAACTATTCGGGCCCAGGTGGTGGCTTTGAAGGAAATTAATGGCTTAAGCCTAAATGATATaaccaaaaaattgaaaaaaagtcgCCATGCTGTACAAAATGCATATAAGAAACATTTGGAATCAAATACATTCACGGACAAACCCAGATGTGGCAGTcctagaatatatatatatgtatatatatatatatacatgcatttatatgtatatgtgtatatgtatatacatatttttgtttatattatatatattaccacatatttttgtttatattatatatatatataaacacatatatgtatatacatatatgtgtttatatatatttatatataaacacatatatgtatatacatatatacatatacacatatatgtacatacatatatgtgtatatgtgtatacatatatgttataatgatttacatatacacatatatgtatatacatatacttataaatgcatatatatatatatatatatatatatatatatatatatatatatatatatatatatatatattaaaaaaaatacatatatatatataatatgaaataaatatataatataaaataaatgttcatatatatatatatatatatatatatatatatatatatatatttttaataatatatatatacatacatatatatatatatatatatatatatatatatatatatatatatatatatatatatatatatatatatatatatatatgatagatgctaaaagatatatatatatattataatgttattgtagatgatgatgatgatgatgatgatgatgatgatgatgatgatgatgatgatgattatgatgatgatgattatgatgatgatgatgatgatgatgatgatgatgatgatgatgatgatgatgatgatgatgatgatgatgatgatgatgatgatgatgatgatgatgatgatgatgatgatgatgatgatgatgatgatgatgatgatgaagatgatgatttCCTTTAAAAGGAACATATTTTTCTATActgtaaaaattgtttgtttcacaatcaatttgaaaaaaaaacacaagtaaaagttttaattgaaaattaatatttttttacattttacttagaactttataaattaaaacatttcaatagtTAACTATGTCTGCTGGATTTGAACTGATTATGAAATAGTGTTTAGTCCTATGTAATCTTATCTGGCCATGAAATGATTTTGAACTGGTCATAGATCAATTTTGGGTCGTTTTTGAAACTGATTTCATATTGGTTATGAAATAGTGTACTTGAGCtaatgaaaaacattaaaagtgatgctttttttgttgatctGGAATGCTTAGTAacagaaactaaaaataaaaaacagaacaaTAAAAAGGGTACTGCTATATTTATACCACTTACTAACAATAAACAAGATAAGTTTAAATACAGAAAATTGAAATCAACTATTCAGAATAATCAATCCATTCTAACTAATCAGAATCAAACGTTTACAAAAAGTGATGAGGCAAAAATGCGAGAGTTGTACAAAGgtaagtttatcaataaaaaagattgcGGTGAAAATTTTCTCACTGAAAAGAAAatctatgataaaaaaaacattaactcaAGTTGTACCTGCGTACATAATAAGTTGTGTTTGTGTGATAAagatataaagaattttaattgtGTCCCAGAAAGTAATAGTAATAAAGAGTGGGCTTTACCAAAACTGCCCAAATGGGTTATACAAGATGGACTGTCTATAGATTTAAATGTTGTCAAGCCCTTTATTGAAATGACTTATGATAAAGTTTTACCCGCTGAACTGCCAAAAAAAAGTTCTAGCAATCTAATTAACAGTCAAATATATACTTCAGTAGACCCAGAccctcattttaaaataaagtttaatggTTACATAACtgaaaaatcaatttcaaaTGATATCTTGCCgccaattaataataataatacattaaacaatgtttttccATGTGATGCACAAAAAAACTGTACGGAAGTGGCAGAATCAAATCACAAAAGTTTTACTTCAAAAGACTTTTTCAGGCAAAAGTCCAGTTTTGTCCAAAAAAGTGTTTCTGTAAAATCTCATCAGGGAACTTACTATAAAGGTAATCTAGTAAAAATGAGTAATCCAGTAAATATCAATGATGGACTTGAATCTTCTCATTTTGTCATTAATCAAAAATCTTTCAATTTAAATAGCTCATGCAAATTACCcgaagaaattaaattaaatcatttgaaTGAAAACAAAAGAGCATACAGTTTTTCTATTAATTCACAAGTTTCTACAAGTTTCTCGAATTCAACTCTAGGTGACTCTATTTCTGAAGATGcacaattttataatatagaaaagCAATCTTGTGATGGATTAAAACAGAATAATGCATTTCAAACGCTCTCAAATATTTCTGTTGAGAAAGGAAAGCAATTATTAGTTTGCCATACTGAGCCTTTTACATCAGTTTGCAAAGACTTTAAGGAAATGTCTAATTTGCTATTTCAAAACACCAATACAAAAGATGTTTCAATATCTAAGGATTGTAAAAAGACTATAGATAATTCTgataaaagtgtttttcaatATGGAACAGTTGTTCAAGATAAAGTGATGCAAAAACCGTTTAGTTACTACGCTAGTCAACCATCTGAAGATATTTTCTCtaaagaaattgttgaatgGCAAAAaggttcttaaattttttttctttaataagttacttaagttaaattaaaatttttgaatattcaaaataatctaCAATTTTATCCCATTGCAAAAGATACACTTTTGCCCGCTTTTTTTGttctgattttttaattgatagttaTTTGCATTTCTTGTAAAATAATCAAGTTCTTcgttgttttttatacaaaatcctTGAAAGACATTCATTTTCTGTAGTTAAATAGTATTgtgtaaaaatgcaaatactTTCATTTGAATACTTTCTTTTACAGATAGCCAGTTTAATCTAGTTAACATATCATTACTATGTGTGAACCAGTCACATTTTAAGATTGTTCTCATAGCtttgttttgtaacttttttagcatttgaatatcattttcatttggATCAAAGAATAATTAAgcacaatatttaaaatgaggtgcaataattgtattaaaaaattattgctttgGCTCACCTAGTCAGATCTAGCAATTCTTATAAGATAACTAGCCATCTTAACGATTTTGGCTGCAGTATAGCTAATGTGTTCAGAAAAATTCAAATTGCAGTCAATTTTAATACCCAGGTATTTTATACATTCATAGAATGTAACTACTTCATTTTCAAGCTTGACACATCTGTTAGAATATTTTTCAGTGATACTTAAATACTTTACTTTGGAGCTTATAATCAACATACTGATTCACTTATAAGCATTTAGTTTCAATCCATTTTCAACAAACCAGACACAATTCatcttttaactttatcatcagttctttataatttataacttcAATGTAGACTAATGCGTCATCTGCaaagaaaataatgtttatatatcagGTAGCACTGCCAATATCATTCATGTATATTCAAcactcggaattaggaaaaatgagatcggcaataatttgctgacctcaattttttttaggtcgCCATCAGGTCAGCaataattatttgatacaaaagtgtgaccataaaacatagaaaggaggtcggcaattttttaccgacctcaaacactttcaggttggcagttaggttggcattgccgaatgccgaccctaattccgagggttgtatattaTAACAGGGGCCCTAGTACTGATCCTTGGGGCACATCTATCTCATAGGGAAGCTCATTTGATAACTGATCACCAATTCTTACTCTTTGAGTTCTTCCTGTTAAGTAGCTTGTAATCCATTGAAGTACTACTCCTCTTATTTTgtagcattttaatttttcaaataatatttttctattaatgGTTTCAAATGCTCTTTTTAAGTCTAGCATAACTGTAATGATGAAAATACCGCTATTAATTGCTGCCCTCCATTTTAAAATGAGTAGTTGAACTGCATTTTCAATTGAGTGATTTTTTCGGAAgccaaattgatttttattaaatagcatattttctttaaaataagtagaCAACTGCATATGTACACataattcaataacttttttataccCTGCTAACATATTTAGTGGTCTCATGTCTTGTGGTAATTTGGGTGATGTCAACTTTCTGTATGAGTATTATAGTGGATCTTTTCCAAGTTTTAGGTATGAAACCTGTTTTTAAAGATAGATTAGTTATTCCCAGCAAGTTTAAACCGATGACtggatatacttttttttcaattggtacatttatatctttacacatttatatttttcaagtttatgtTTAGAAAGTTCTTTAAACTCATTCATTACACTAATATGCTGTGATGTTTTTATGTGAGCAACAGCcagatatttgtttaattttgttatcaatttttcaatATCAAGAGTACTCTGAGAAATTCATTGTATTTATCAGCAATcgatttttcatttaaatcatcaaatgTGATATCTTTCGATATATTAAATTGAGCCTTACACTTAATTTCATaaggaaattattatttttaatattaaattatttgttattataataaaataatatatataaattattttttgttataaattaaattattattattatattatatatgatcattattgataaaacatttattgattgttctatatatatatatatatatgtatatatatatatatatatatatatatatatatatatatatatatatatatatatatatatatatatataaatatatatatatatatatatatatatatatatatatatatatatatatattagggtaaaTTGATTAAGTTAATAAGTCGATAAGTACCActaataaaaatgcatttttatatgtAAGTAGCAAAAATAGCCACATAAGTAattagattaaatattttaattcttttttaaagcacgtataaatcatattttatgcactattttaatgtatattatattgtaatctTAATTTTATAGCATCACCTGTGCTTACTTCTATcaactaaaagtttaaaacgCCAACAAATCTCATTAAAAAGtagtgaataatttttttttgtttcggtTGTATTTAACATGTACTTTTTAAGTCAGCTCAATCTAATTAGGTGAATTTACAAGGTTAACtggttttgttttatgttactttttcaaaattttcttatgCAGTTGAATTAGATTAAACTAAACAATACGGTTTACTGACTGTGTAAAGATTATAATCaagtattttgttattttgtgcaaagttttgattgttttgtattttaagagagtgttgtaaatttattgcaattaacTTATCCGTCAAGTTATAATAATATGAATTGAATTAttgtatagtaaaaaataaaaagtaattagtgGAAggtaaaaaatgccaaaaatttTACACAATCCAAAAATAAAGAGAGTTATAGAGGTTGTCCATATGATTTAGTTAAAACGGATCCAAGGACTAAGGTTTTTCGGTTCCGGGTACCCGGACTCGGACTCGGCGAGTCTGTGGGTAAATACCCGGATCCGATACCCGGTTTAAGGCTCGGCGAGTCTCATGGTTTGAATGTTTTGCCTTGTTTCGTAGGC
This window harbors:
- the LOC101238172 gene encoding mitogen-activated protein kinase kinase kinase 19 isoform X1; this translates as MKNIKSDAFFVDLECLVTETKNKKQNNKKGTAIFIPLTNNKQDKFKYRKLKSTIQNNQSILTNQNQTFTKSDEAKMRELYKGKFINKKDCGENFLTEKKIYDKKNINSSCTCVHNKLCLCDKDIKNFNCVPESNSNKEWALPKLPKWVIQDGLSIDLNVVKPFIEMTYDKVLPAELPKKSSSNLINSQIYTSVDPDPHFKIKFNGYITEKSISNDILPPINNNNTLNNVFPCDAQKNCTEVAESNHKSFTSKDFFRQKSSFVQKSVSVKSHQGTYYKGNLVKMSNPVNINDGLESSHFVINQKSFNLNSSCKLPEEIKLNHLNENKRAYSFSINSQVSTSFSNSTLGDSISEDAQFYNIEKQSCDGLKQNNAFQTLSNISVEKGKQLLVCHTEPFTSVCKDFKEMSNLLFQNTNTKDVSISKDCKKTIDNSDKSVFQYGTVVQDKVMQKPFSYYASQPSEDIFSKEIVEWQKGKMINRGAFGTVYLGLTNKAQLIAVKEVKMENGNFKKNYEKLQDEVRMLQCLNHKNIIKFIGTSMGQNIVQIFMEYVSGGSLVDLISNFGQLNECIFQHYTVQIVSAVAYIHKANVVHRDIKGANILITIKGIVKLIDFGCAKELSLSQDNKALLKSIKGTPYWMAPEVIIGTGCNHKSDIWSIGCTVLEMADGKPPWSNYDPQAAMLAIAENTDDPPSLSQTCSENAISFVAACLTREMNLRPSANDLLFHPFICESNQVL
- the LOC101238172 gene encoding mitogen-activated protein kinase kinase kinase 19 isoform X2 produces the protein MKNIKSDAFFVDLECLVTETKNKKQNNKKGTAIFIPLTNNKQDKFKYRKLKSTIQNNQSILTNQNQTFTKSDEAKMRELYKGKFINKKDCGENFLTEKKIYDKKNINSSCTCVHNKLCLCDKDIKNFNCVPESNSNKEWALPKLPKWVIQDGLSIDLNVVKPFIEMTYDKVLPAELPKKSSSNLINSQIYTSVDPDPHFKIKFNGYITEKSISNDILPPINNNNTLNNVFPCDAQKNCTEVAESNHKSFTSKDFFRQKSSFVQKSVSVKSHQGTYYKGNLVKMSNPVNINDGLESSHFVINQKSFNLNSSCKLPEEIKLNHLNENKRAYSFSINSQVSTSFSNSTLGDSISEDAQFYNIEKQSCDGLKQNNAFQTLSNISVEKGKQLLVCHTEPFTSVCKDFKEMSNLLFQNTNTKDVSISKDCKKTIDNSDKSVFQYGTVVQDKVMQKPFSYYASQPSEDIFSKEIVEWQKGKMINRGAFGTVYLGLTNKAQLIAVKEVKMENGNFKKVYWYFYGSKHCSNFYGVCFRWIFSRPHFQIVSAVAYIHKANVVHRDIKGANILITIKGIVKLIDFGCAKELSLSQDNKALLKSIKGTPYWMAPEVIIGTGCNHKSDIWSIGCTVLEMADGKPPWSNYDPQAAMLAIAENTDDPPSLSQTCSENAISFVAACLTREMNLRPSANDLLFHPFICESNQVL